One part of the Bacteroidia bacterium genome encodes these proteins:
- a CDS encoding site-specific integrase: MLEPKIFQRVDTRKDGTALLCIQLVFSGKPYRINLGISVRKDQFDSLTGRVKRNHPNSSDFNLIIQQGMARVTETLVRFRLSREPLTLESFKRAYHNESAIEDFLSFWEQEMYEQFQRGQFTEGTLKRHQRCFERLQRFTQEELSQERLLFYQISPSLMAKFDLWLAKLLKKRGAVDGKPERRNCQKSIKKFLLSAKRLGKEFQDPFPPGSNVKFKTPERTWLSEQELGRMYDLFKKRDKNIFIDKSIRIVLRSYLVQCFSGLRFSDVRATKIQARQKDYIKILPQKTEKYAEWLRVPLSEPLRNLLKGKDIQEDRLFVQRFHKVEYVPLVPTLTEPATNRILKDLAKMAHIQKKITTHSGRHTFATLFLERGGSIEVLQKLLGHRNIRSTMTYVHVWRQQKVKR, from the coding sequence ATGCTTGAACCCAAGATTTTTCAAAGAGTTGATACCCGGAAGGACGGAACTGCCCTTCTCTGCATTCAGTTAGTATTTAGTGGGAAACCCTATCGCATCAATCTGGGGATCTCTGTACGCAAGGATCAGTTTGATTCTCTAACCGGACGGGTGAAACGCAATCATCCCAACAGCAGTGATTTTAATTTGATCATCCAGCAAGGAATGGCCAGGGTGACCGAAACGCTCGTGAGATTTCGATTATCCAGGGAGCCGCTAACACTGGAGTCATTTAAAAGAGCCTATCACAATGAATCGGCGATTGAGGATTTCCTGAGCTTTTGGGAGCAGGAGATGTACGAGCAATTTCAGCGGGGCCAATTCACAGAAGGAACTTTAAAGAGGCATCAAAGATGTTTCGAACGGCTGCAGCGATTTACCCAGGAAGAGCTTTCCCAGGAACGATTACTTTTCTATCAAATCTCTCCCTCTCTCATGGCTAAGTTTGATTTATGGCTGGCAAAGCTCCTGAAGAAACGTGGAGCTGTGGATGGGAAGCCAGAAAGAAGAAATTGCCAAAAGTCCATTAAGAAATTTCTACTCTCTGCCAAAAGGCTAGGGAAGGAGTTTCAGGATCCCTTTCCTCCGGGGAGCAATGTCAAGTTTAAAACTCCAGAGCGAACCTGGTTGTCTGAGCAGGAATTAGGAAGGATGTATGATCTATTCAAGAAGCGAGACAAAAACATTTTTATCGATAAGTCCATCCGGATAGTCTTAAGGTCCTACCTGGTTCAATGCTTTTCTGGCCTTCGCTTCTCTGATGTTCGGGCAACAAAGATTCAAGCTAGGCAAAAAGATTATATTAAAATCCTCCCTCAGAAAACAGAGAAGTACGCTGAATGGCTGAGAGTTCCGTTAAGTGAGCCGTTGAGAAATTTGCTAAAAGGAAAGGATATTCAGGAAGATCGGTTGTTTGTCCAACGATTTCATAAAGTAGAGTATGTACCTTTGGTTCCAACCCTTACGGAGCCTGCTACGAATCGTATTTTAAAGGACTTGGCAAAGATGGCTCATATTCAAAAGAAGATTACTACCCATTCGGGTAGGCATACGTTTGCTACGCTTTTTTTAGAAAGGGGAGGATCAATAGAAGTGTTACAGAAGTTATTAGGGCATCGGAATATTAGGTCGACTATGACTTATGTCCATGTATGGCGTCAGCAAAAAGTGAAACGCTAG
- a CDS encoding isoprenylcysteine carboxylmethyltransferase family protein translates to MVATVVLLITQPRLSLAEMEEKKSSDRGTTYWIFGFASIGILSSVLEWSMLRQFGGFTKLQLIGMILILLSLSFRIYVIQILGKSFTATVSIEEDQRLIQKGPYSILRHPSYTGAWGYFLGMAIVLNSIAGFLIFFFGLWFAYQRRIAAEEKALTAHFGEEYLKYQARTFKMIPGIW, encoded by the coding sequence ATGGTTGCTACAGTAGTACTGCTAATCACTCAGCCCAGGCTGAGTCTAGCTGAGATGGAAGAGAAGAAATCCAGCGATAGAGGAACTACTTATTGGATATTTGGATTTGCTAGCATAGGCATTTTAAGCTCAGTTCTTGAATGGTCGATGCTCCGGCAATTTGGAGGATTTACCAAGCTGCAGCTAATCGGAATGATCCTTATTCTGCTCAGCTTATCTTTCCGGATCTATGTCATCCAAATACTCGGGAAAAGCTTTACTGCTACAGTCAGCATTGAAGAGGACCAAAGGCTGATACAGAAAGGGCCCTATTCGATCCTGAGGCATCCCTCCTATACAGGGGCCTGGGGATACTTTCTGGGAATGGCTATAGTTCTCAATTCGATCGCAGGATTTTTGATCTTCTTCTTTGGTTTGTGGTTCGCTTATCAGAGGAGAATAGCAGCAGAGGAAAAGGCGCTGACAGCACATTTTGGAGAAGAGTATCTGAAGTATCAGGCAAGAACCTTCAAAATGATTCCGGGGATATGGTAG
- a CDS encoding HAMP domain-containing sensor histidine kinase, giving the protein MSKLESLSKPKYQEYLLEKVADRGIIVPIVVFGVVSLFTIIDYVSLGLDSIYFRSLALIPLLGSILAYSIKASGKVLMFLQQSWLLGGNIMMAGLAYIVFSEHQDDFVLKYGTIVGYSIAIYISILISYDRSILWIIALPLAISSIGLYVSMQSLEWVLMANLYVVVGVSFALVSNQHSQEYSLFKERLVTEELNDRLEQFGHIAAHDLRSPLGIISTHIGIVRRRINEGAYDRVNDNFKLIESTVVNMDKLLGDILAYSRDSMDEAENSWVDLESILMRVKEDLSELFEQAGGEMEISQDLPSIYGSSARMYQVFYNLVLNSIKYRNSKWSLQVIIESYTKQGNAFVLVHDNGLGIPKHLHRKVFEPFERFHLDVPGSGLGLSMVKKHIELHGGFVSLESSEGKGSSFSIQFPKRIVRAKVL; this is encoded by the coding sequence ATGAGTAAGTTAGAATCCCTATCAAAGCCCAAATACCAGGAATATCTGCTTGAGAAAGTAGCGGATAGAGGGATCATCGTTCCCATCGTCGTATTTGGGGTAGTAAGTCTGTTTACGATCATTGATTATGTCTCTCTGGGGCTTGATAGTATTTATTTCAGGTCTCTGGCGCTTATTCCTTTGCTCGGGTCGATTCTGGCTTATTCTATCAAAGCCAGTGGCAAAGTCCTCATGTTTTTACAGCAATCCTGGTTGTTGGGGGGCAATATTATGATGGCCGGCCTAGCCTATATCGTGTTTAGCGAGCATCAGGATGATTTTGTCCTGAAATACGGGACCATCGTAGGCTATTCCATTGCCATCTACATTTCCATTTTGATCTCCTATGATCGCTCGATTCTTTGGATCATAGCCCTTCCCCTTGCGATCTCCAGTATCGGCCTCTATGTGAGCATGCAATCTTTGGAATGGGTGCTCATGGCCAATCTTTATGTAGTGGTAGGTGTTTCATTTGCCCTTGTAAGCAATCAGCATTCCCAGGAGTATTCTTTGTTTAAAGAGCGCCTGGTTACCGAGGAGCTAAACGATCGCCTGGAACAGTTTGGCCATATTGCTGCCCATGATCTCAGGAGTCCACTCGGTATCATCTCTACGCATATTGGAATCGTCAGAAGGAGAATAAATGAAGGGGCTTACGATAGAGTCAATGATAATTTCAAACTCATCGAAAGTACAGTAGTAAATATGGATAAGCTCCTGGGGGACATTCTCGCTTATTCCAGAGATTCTATGGATGAAGCGGAGAATAGCTGGGTAGATTTGGAATCAATTCTGATGCGGGTTAAAGAAGATCTCTCGGAGCTATTTGAGCAAGCAGGTGGAGAGATGGAAATTAGTCAGGACTTGCCTTCCATCTATGGAAGCTCTGCGCGAATGTACCAGGTATTCTACAACCTGGTATTGAATTCCATCAAATACAGAAACTCAAAATGGAGCTTGCAGGTGATCATTGAATCCTATACAAAGCAGGGTAATGCTTTTGTGCTCGTTCATGACAATGGCTTGGGAATTCCTAAGCATCTGCACAGAAAAGTATTTGAGCCCTTTGAACGCTTCCACTTAGATGTACCAGGTAGTGGGCTGGGTTTATCCATGGTAAAAAAGCATATAGAATTGCACGGAGGATTTGTATCTCTTGAATCCAGTGAGGGAAAGGGAAGCTCTTTCTCTATTCAATTTCCCAAAAGGATAGTAAGGGCTAAAGTGCTCTAA
- a CDS encoding IS256 family transposase produces MAKEKFDYEKFKEEAREKLQSGGSLLGKEGALTSLLKDFLEESLVGELETHLDEGPKGNRKNGRGKKRVKTSLGEVEISPPRDRDGSFSPKLLPKRKRTLGEDIDRQILALYARGSSYGNIRDYLEEMYGLEVSTAAISRITDKVLPLLQEWKGRALEAVYPIVWMDAIHYKVRVEGRVVTKAVYCVLGLTQEGYKEVMGLYLGEVGGESSKFWLQVLTDLQNRGVEDIFIACIDNLSGFTQAIESIFPKTEVQLCIVHQIRNSKKYLAWNDTRAFIKELKTVYQASNLDLAERNLDMLEANWGKKYPAIIDSWRRNWEHLSKYFQYTYEIRRIIYTTNIVEGFNRQLRKVTKTKGAFTSDEGLMKLLYLVQNDVTKKWTRPVHNWNQTLSKLSIIFGDRLKLDL; encoded by the coding sequence ATGGCAAAAGAGAAATTTGATTACGAAAAATTTAAAGAGGAAGCCCGGGAGAAATTACAATCCGGAGGTAGCCTTCTAGGCAAAGAGGGAGCCTTGACTTCCTTACTGAAAGACTTTTTAGAAGAGAGTCTAGTGGGAGAGTTGGAAACTCATCTAGATGAAGGTCCTAAAGGCAATCGAAAAAATGGCCGGGGAAAAAAGCGAGTAAAGACTTCCTTAGGGGAAGTTGAAATCTCTCCGCCCAGAGATCGAGATGGGAGCTTCTCTCCCAAACTACTTCCCAAGCGCAAAAGAACCCTGGGAGAAGATATAGACCGTCAGATTCTGGCCCTTTATGCACGAGGTTCAAGCTATGGCAATATCCGTGATTATCTCGAAGAGATGTATGGCCTGGAAGTATCGACCGCAGCGATTAGCCGGATTACAGACAAAGTATTGCCGCTTTTGCAGGAATGGAAAGGTCGGGCTTTGGAAGCGGTTTATCCAATCGTTTGGATGGATGCGATCCATTACAAAGTGCGTGTTGAGGGGCGAGTGGTAACCAAGGCGGTATATTGTGTGCTGGGCTTGACTCAGGAGGGCTACAAAGAAGTTATGGGTCTTTATCTGGGAGAAGTAGGCGGAGAAAGCTCAAAATTCTGGCTCCAGGTGCTCACAGACCTACAAAACAGAGGCGTTGAGGACATCTTCATTGCTTGCATAGACAATCTCTCGGGCTTTACCCAGGCCATCGAAAGTATCTTCCCTAAGACCGAGGTTCAACTGTGTATCGTCCACCAGATCCGTAACTCGAAGAAGTACTTGGCCTGGAATGATACCCGAGCCTTTATCAAGGAGTTAAAAACGGTCTATCAGGCTTCCAATCTAGATCTGGCTGAGCGCAACCTCGATATGCTGGAAGCCAACTGGGGAAAGAAGTATCCAGCCATCATCGATTCCTGGCGAAGGAACTGGGAACATTTGAGCAAATATTTCCAGTATACCTATGAGATCCGTAGGATTATTTATACCACAAATATCGTCGAAGGATTTAATCGTCAGCTAAGGAAGGTTACCAAAACCAAAGGGGCCTTTACCTCTGATGAGGGCTTGATGAAATTACTCTACCTGGTACAAAATGATGTTACCAAAAAATGGACAAGGCCTGTCCACAACTGGAACCAGACCTTGTCTAAATTATCCATTATCTTTGGCGATAGGCTCAAACTTGACTTATGA